The Prochlorococcus marinus XMU1408 region ATTTTTGATCAATCAAATGTTATAATCAAATTTAATTATTTTATTTTTAATCATAATAAAATCATGTATTCAAGTGAAAATATTGACAAAGTGATAGTTACAGGAGCTGCAGGTTTTATTGGAGCTGCCTTGGTAAAAGCTCTTCTTGCCTTGGATTTGAAAGTTATTGGTATTGATAACATAAATGATTATTATTCAACTTCATTAAAAAGAGCAAGATTGTCGGAAATCGAGAAAGCTTCTAAGACGAAAGGAGAATGGATTTTTTATGAGATTCCTATAGAAGATGATAAACGATTGTCCCATATAATTAATAAATATAGTCCAAAAGTTTTAGTTCATCTTGCTGCACAAGCTGGTGTTCGTTATTCAATAACAAATCCTTCTGCTTACATACAAAGTAATTTAGTAGGGTTTGCAAATGTACTTGAAGGCTGTAGACAGAACAATATTTCCCATTTGATTTATGCTTCTAGCAGTTCTGTTTATGGTGGCAATAAGAATCTTCCTTTTTATGAAGAACAATCAGTTAATCATCCGGTCAGCTTGTATGCGGCAACTAAGAAATCTAATGAATTAATGGCTCATACTTATAGCCATTTATATGATTTACCAACGACTGGACTTAGATTTTTTACAGTTTATGGACCCTGGGGTAGGCCAGATATGGCGCCAATGATTTTTGCAAAATCTATTTTAAACAATGAGCCAATTAAAGTATTTAATCAAGGAGAAATGCAAAGAGATTTCACTTATATTGATGACATCGTAGAGGGCATAATCAGATGTTGTTTTAAAAAAGCCAGTATTGATTTTGATTTTAATCCACTTATTCCAAATCCTTCAACTTCATCTGCACCTTATAGAATTTTTAATATAGGTAATTCAACTCCAATTCAACTTACATATTTTATAGATTTATTAGAGCAGAGCTTAGGAAAGAAAGCTAAAAAGGATTTTCAGCCTATGCAGCCTGGAGATGTTGTTGCTACTGCTGCTAAAATGGAATTGCTTAATTCATGGGTAGATTACAAACCAAAAACATCTATAGAGAAAGGAATCAGTCTATTTTCTGAATGGTATTTGGATTATTTTAAAAAAAATACTTAAATAAAGAATAATACCTTGATTTTATTTTTTCATTTGCTTTCAGGAAAGTCCTAATAATTTTATTCTAAAAAGAGCTATATTTCTTGACTGGATAGGATTCTCAATGAGAAAAGGATGAGTTTTAATCTTTTCAAAAGTTCTTTGAATTCTTTCTTCTATATTTAGATCTTTTTCATTTTGCAAAGAACAATCTTTCCATGCTGCATCAAATGCCATAGCAAAACTATCAGCATTATTATATAAATTACCGTTAGAAGCTTCTAAATTCATAAGAAGAAGAAAAATGTTTTGCTAATTCAGGTTAATTAATAAGAATATAAAAAAATTGCATGCTTTTGTATTTGATTTCATCATTGTTTAATCTATTTTATAAATTCTAGCTGCAATTTTTTGAGTCTAGAAATATAACTAATGAATTTGAAGATGAGATTGATTTGTAAACCAACATAAATTATGATTATTGCTTAAAATATTTGCAAATAACTGGTCGTGATTTTGCCTGATATTAACGACATATTAGTTTTATTTATTGTAATCTTCATTGTGCTAATAAATTGCATTAGAAGACTAAGAAAGTAGATCAATGATAAGGATATTATATTTTATAAATCAATTTATTGTTTTTTTGATAAGTGTCAGACTTATTTGACGGAGATTTACTGTTGATTTTAAATAATTTCTAAATATTTTGATGTCTTAGAGAAACTAGGAATCTCTAAGAGTTGTTCCAAGCCTCAAAGCTAGAACCCCTGCAAACATAACCATTAAAAAGGAAATACCAGCTAGATCAGGCGAATTTATACCTAGACCTGAAGAGAAATCCACTTTGGATAAATCAAATGTGCTTTGAACTCCAAGTAAAAGGTTCATCATCTCTTAACTACTAATTACTTTCATTTTAACCCAAGATTGAAATGATCTTTTATTTTTTACGCTTCCCGTATCAACTCTTATGCGGTTTTGTAATAATTAAGAATCTTTTTCAAACAAGGTGATGAGGATACAAATTTAACTAAGTTGATATGACTGGGTTTAGTTGATGCTTAAAGATGGCTAAGTTTTTCTTATGCGAAGGTAAAAAAATGTTTTATCTCATTTTCAGGGTTGTCACCAATATTTAGAAAAATGGGTTACATATTTTGACTATTGATTATTTCTATTTAAAAGTACTACTTCCAAGAAGATAAAAACAACTAAACTTACAATATTTGGCAAGATTTGAATATCCACAACCCACAACCTTCGCATTTACCCATCAGTTCTGGGATTTTACAATTTTTATCTGATACTCAAAAGCATCTATGTTTCATAGTCTGTTTAGAAACTAGATAAGGAAAGTAGTTGTAGGTTATCCATGAAAACGACAAGAACTCTTCTGGGATGGAAATTGCCTAAGAATTTAGTGTTGGGTCGATCTCAGTGACTGCATGCCACAACTATGCCATCTGACCCCTTTCAGAATGTCTATATTGCTAGTGGAATTATATAAACTGTAAATTCTTTGAAATAGTACTATGACTACATTTAAGCATTAAAAAAGCACCTTGTTTTAGGTGCTTTTTTAATGCTTAAATTTTCCTGTTTTAATGGTGCCAGGACCCAGATTTGAACTGGGGACACGGCGATTTTCAGTCGCCTGCTCTACCAACTGAGCTATCCCGGCTTGAACCTTTAATAATCTACCAATTCATTTGTACCTTATTGAAAAATAAATTGAAATCGCCTTAATTTTCTTTGTTCCTTTTTTAGAGGTAATTTAAAAAATCAGTAGAAATCATGCTCTTTTCTGGAAGTAACTTTCATTTCTCAGGGATAGCTCTGATCATCTTCACCAATGTTTTATGTGCATCTGAGCAATCTTGAAGAATATGATCGAATTTTATTTCTAATATTTTTTCATCCACTTTAAGCTTTATATATTTAGGAGAAAGGCTAATCATTTTTGCTGATCTAAAAGTTTTGATTTTTCCATAGTATTCTGCATATTTATTTACTGCATCCTGGTGGTCTTTATTCATATGATTGCATATTCGAAGACTTGACTCTTGGTTGATAGGTTCGAAACTCATAAAATTTTCTGAGTAAATAATTCAAGTATTATTTGATAAGTTAGGTAGATTTTTATGAATTGAGATTAAAAACTTTGTGAAGAATTTAAATATTTTCATAATAAGGTTTGCAATGCAATACTTGCTACTCCTGCTGCGGGAGGTCGGTTGCAAATTTTTATAGGAATGCCTATTTCTCTTTCCCTTATTTTTTTCCATGTAATATTTTTTGCACCCCCTCCTATGGTAATTATTTGTCTAGGTAAATCAGCTCCTAATTCTTGAAGTTTTTGCCAGCCTCTAGCTTCAATTTTGGCTAAGCCCTCAAATATTGCATGAAGATAAAGAGAATCACTTACAGGACGCGGTTCAAGTTTAGGTTGTAAATTTGGATCATCTATTGGAAACCTTTCCCCTTGCTTTGAAAGAGGGATAAGATTTATTCCAGAATATTTATTGGGATTTATCTGCTTGCTTAATTCATCAATATATTCAAGATTAAAAAAGTCAAGTAGTATTGCTGCGCCTGCGTTAGAAGCTCCACCACAGAGCCAGTTTCCTAATATTTTATGATTTGATATACCTTTGCCTAAAAGGGGTTTATCAACAAACTTTTTAATTACTATCGTACTTCCAAGAATTGTTACTCCATCATTTTTCTTTGGGAAAGTTGCTAAAACTCCTGCGTTAGAATCTGTTGTTCCTGCAATTACTTTAATATTTCTTGGTAAATTTAATTCATCGGCTTTTTTACTACATATGTTTCCCATTAATTGACCTGAAGGAATTATTTTAGGAAGACAGTTGATCCAATTTAGATTTTGAAAGCTTTTTGGCCAAGAACTATTTGAGATCTCCCAGCCCATTCTAATATTATTACCTTCCTCTCCATATTCCCAATTATTTAGAAGCCATCCACTAACCCAGTCTGCTTGATGTCTTAAGAGTATTTTAGTGCCATATAAGTTTATAAGCTTCAGGGCTCTTCCAACACTTCCACTTGTACTTGAACCGGCACATTCCTTAGAAAATAGCTTATTAATTTCGTTAGAATATAGCGAGCTTGTTAAGAAATAAGGTAGAGCTTGACCAATAGGTTCCCCATTGGTTCTACATGCTAAAAGTGTTCCAGATGTCCCTGCTACACTGCAAGAAACTAATCTTTCTTTAATATCTATAGGAATTTTTTGTATTAGATTTCTTAGGCAATTTATCCAGTCTTCACAAAATTCTAGACTTTTAGGATAGGATCTTGATGAAGTGTACAATAACTTTTTTTTTGTATTAATTATTGCAATTCTCAATCCTGAAGTACCAAGATCTATTCCAAGTACAAGAGGATTATTTAACATTTTTACTTTATTATAATTTTTTAAACAAGCGAGCTTAATTCTTTTGCTTTTTCTTTGACGTCTTCCCATGGAAGATTAATATCAGTTCTTCCAAAATGACCATAGGCTGCGATATCTCTATAAAAACGTCCTCCTCTTCTGCCAGGGAGTTCTTGTAAATTAAAAGACTTAATAATTGCACCTGGTCTTAAATCAAACTGTTCTTGCACGATTTGAGTTAATTCAGCGTCTGAAACTTTTCCGGTTCCATAAGACTCAACTAGTATTGATACTGGTTTAGCTACACCAATTGCATAACTTAGTTGTACTTCAACTTTTTTTGCAAGATTTGCAGCTACTAAAGCTTTTGCTACAAATCGTGCGGCATAAGCTGCAGATCTATCAACTTTTGTAGGATCCTTTCCAGAAAAAGCTCCACCCCCATGGCGAGCATATCCACCATATGTATCAACAATTATTTTTCGACCTGTTAGACCTGCATCACCTTGAGGCCCTCCAATAACAAATTTACCTGTGGGATTAACTAGAAATCGTGTAGTTTCTTTTGATGGTTTTAAAGGTAAGTCCTCTGTTGCTGGCACAACAACAAATTTCCATAGGTCTTCTGCAATTCTTTTTTGGATCTCTTCTTCAAGAGTTATGCCAGCAACTTCAGATTTGTGCTGAGTAGAAATTAGTATTGTGTCTATAAATGAGGGTATTCCGTTTTCATATGAGACACTTACCTGGGTTTTTCCATCCGGCAAAAGATAATCAATTAATTTTTGATGCCTAACTAATGCAAGTCTTCTAGCTAATCGATGGGCGAGACTTATTGGTAAAGGCATAAGTTCAGGAGTCTCATCACAAGCAAATCCAAACATTATTCCTTGATCTCCTGCACCAACTTGATCTAGCGGATCTTTTGAATGATCTTCAGCCTCATCTACACCTTGAGCAATGTCCGAAGATTGTTGGTCAAGTGCTACTAATACTGCGCAACTATTAGCATCAAATCCACCAGCACTTGCACCTTCATAACCAATGTTTTTTATTACTTCCCTAACAAGCTTATTGAAATCGACCTCGGCTTTGGATGTGATTTCGCCAGTTATTAGACATAAACCAGTATTTACTACCGCTTCACATGCCACTCTGCTTGTTGGATCTGCAGTTAAAAGTGCATCTAAGATGGCGTCACTTATCTGATCGCAAATTTTGTCTGGATGACCTTCTGTTACCGATTCAGAGGTGAAAACGTATCTACTCATTGGAAATCTGAATTGAATACTACTTTAGGTGTTTCTCTGAATCTTTAATTCATTAAATTTTTTGATCTTGAATTGTTTCTCAGTAAGTTTAGGAGGTTTTTTCCATCCGCCTGTAAAGCCTATTACTATTGCTATATCAGCTTCTTTGGCCATTTTTAAATCAGTATCTGCATCAGAAATAAGAGCACATTCTGAAGGATTGAAGTTAATGTTTTTGCAAAGTTCTATAACTGCTTCAGGGGCAGGTTTAGAAGGTTTATTCTCGGCACTCCAAAGATAATCAAATATACCTTCTAATTTATTCCTGCAAATAAATTCTTCTATCCCTGCTTTCGTATCATTTGACATTAAGGCTATGCATACTCCTTTGTTTTTTAGAGAAACTAATAAATCTAATGCTCCTAAAACTAAAGTTCTTTGCTTCACCATATGATCTTTTTTGTTTGATAGGAAAATATCGACTTCATTGAAGATTTCTTGACTAAGTGAAAGTGAGTTAAACCAATCGAAACCAAATAAGGTTAATATTGTTGCTGTAGATATAATATTTTGCTCTCTAGAAGCTATTGCTAAACTTGAATTAGCCAAAAGGCTATTTCCCCTTAAGCCATAAACAGAAACAAGTAATTTTCTTAATAACAAAATTTTAATATTATTTATTTTTAGCTTTTTAAATTTTTTTTCTGCAAATTCTATTCTAGTTCTTGCTAGTTCTAATAAGCATTCTTCACTATTTGAAAGAGTTCCATCCTTGTCAAATATTATTGACTTAATAAAACCAACAGAACTATTTCTTATTAACAGTTCTGCCATTTTTTATAAAAGAAAATAATCAAATACTCATTACTGCAATAGGGTCTTCACCTTCTTCAGCTTGCTCAAGAAGCATCTGTTTGTATCTTGCTGCCATCTCTTCAGCTTTATCAAAAACTTTTTGAGGATCGGTGAGCATGTCTCCTGGCTCTGGTTCAAGTGCCTTTGTAGATAATGAAATTCTGCCTCTCTCAGCATCAAGGTCAATGATCATAACTTTCATCTGATCATTGACATTTAATACAGAATGAGGGGTTTCAATATGTTCATGGCTTATTTCTGAAATATGAAGAAGTCCACTTACTCCTCCAATGTCGATAAAGGCACCGTAGGGTTTAATACCTCTTACTGCTCCTACAACAACTTCTCCAACTTCAAGACGATTCATTTTTCTTTCAACTAAAGCCCTGCGATGACTGAGGACAAGCCTATTCCTCTCTTCATCAACCTCTAAGAACTTCAATGGTAGAAAATCAGCAACTAGTTCTTCTTTCGCTTTTCTTGTACTTATATGAGATCCAGGAATAAAGCCTCTCAGCCCTTCAACTCGAACAAGTGCACCTCCTCTATTAGTTGCGAAAACCTCAGAATAAATTGTGGCATCTTCTTTTTGTAGTTGTCTAACTCTTTCCCAGGCTCTTTGGTACTCAATTCGTCTAATAGATAAAGATAATTGACCATCCTCATTTTCTTCAGTCATTATGAAAAATTCTCTAATTTCTGAAGGTTGCAAAACATCACTTAAACCCTCGACTCTATTTATAGAGACTTCTTGCATAGGCATAAAAGCAGCTGTTTTTGCACCAATATCAATCATGGCTCCCTTGGATTCAAGAGCAAATACAGTTCCATTTACTATGTCGCCAGGTTTAAAGTTGTAGTCATACTTGCTCAGTAAAGATGCAAATTCATCAAGAGTAAAACCAGCACTTTCAAGATCACTTTTATTGACCCTGCTTGAAGATTCATCAGCAGAAGGAATGTTTTTGGGGATATCTTCTTCTTTTAATTCATCAATAGAATTATCTTCTAATTCAGAACTTTCCGACTTTGAGATAGCTTCTTCAGATATTGAGGTTTCTTTTTCGGAATTTTTTTCTTGAACTTTGCTTACTGTGTTTTCAGACATGCTTTAATGGCGGTCTGCCTTTTTTGGACAGTGCGATAGAAATACAAAATGGCCCGCCGACCAAATTGAAATTAAATTCTACTTTATTGACAGGTCTTTCTTGTTAAAGCACTGATGCGAATTGTTCTTTTTTTAGTGGTTGTAGTGATTCAAGGGTTGTAATGAAATCATTAATTCCATGAAATTGTCTGTAAACAGAGGCAAATCTGATATAAGCAACTTCATTAATATCTTTTAGATGAGTAAGAACCATTTCCCCAATTTCAATTGTTTCAACCTCTTTCCTAATACCTTGATGCAGTTGTTGTTCTATTTCATCAACAATAAATTCAATTTTAGTGGCATTTATAAGTGTTTTTTCACATGCTCTGTTTAATCCACTAATTATTTTACTTCGATTAAATAATTCTTTTGCTCCGCTCTTTTTTAAAACAGTAATAGGGGTAGTTTCTACTCTTTCATAAGTAGTAAAGCGGAAGTCACAATTTAAGCACTCCCTTCTTCTTCTTACGCTTCTTCCAGAATCAGCCGAACGAGATTCAAGTACTCGACTGTCTGTATTTTGACAAGATGGGCACTGCATGCAGCCCTTTTCAATGATTTAACTAACTTTAAACATTTATTTGGCTTCTGAGAAGGGGCAGATTAAATAAAACTACTTTTTTATTTAAAAAAGTAGTTTTATTTTAAAGATTAAATGAATATAATAATTGATTGATAATTTAGAAACTAAAAAAAAGCCCTGATATATCAGGGCTTTTTTTAGTTTTATTTTACTTGTCGTACTTCGGAGGA contains the following coding sequences:
- a CDS encoding NAD-dependent epimerase/dehydratase family protein, giving the protein MYSSENIDKVIVTGAAGFIGAALVKALLALDLKVIGIDNINDYYSTSLKRARLSEIEKASKTKGEWIFYEIPIEDDKRLSHIINKYSPKVLVHLAAQAGVRYSITNPSAYIQSNLVGFANVLEGCRQNNISHLIYASSSSVYGGNKNLPFYEEQSVNHPVSLYAATKKSNELMAHTYSHLYDLPTTGLRFFTVYGPWGRPDMAPMIFAKSILNNEPIKVFNQGEMQRDFTYIDDIVEGIIRCCFKKASIDFDFNPLIPNPSTSSAPYRIFNIGNSTPIQLTYFIDLLEQSLGKKAKKDFQPMQPGDVVATAAKMELLNSWVDYKPKTSIEKGISLFSEWYLDYFKKNT
- the psaM gene encoding photosystem I reaction center subunit XII — its product is MMNLLLGVQSTFDLSKVDFSSGLGINSPDLAGISFLMVMFAGVLALRLGTTLRDS
- a CDS encoding DUF2470 domain-containing protein, encoding MSFEPINQESSLRICNHMNKDHQDAVNKYAEYYGKIKTFRSAKMISLSPKYIKLKVDEKILEIKFDHILQDCSDAHKTLVKMIRAIPEK
- a CDS encoding FGGY-family carbohydrate kinase is translated as MLNNPLVLGIDLGTSGLRIAIINTKKKLLYTSSRSYPKSLEFCEDWINCLRNLIQKIPIDIKERLVSCSVAGTSGTLLACRTNGEPIGQALPYFLTSSLYSNEINKLFSKECAGSSTSGSVGRALKLINLYGTKILLRHQADWVSGWLLNNWEYGEEGNNIRMGWEISNSSWPKSFQNLNWINCLPKIIPSGQLMGNICSKKADELNLPRNIKVIAGTTDSNAGVLATFPKKNDGVTILGSTIVIKKFVDKPLLGKGISNHKILGNWLCGGASNAGAAILLDFFNLEYIDELSKQINPNKYSGINLIPLSKQGERFPIDDPNLQPKLEPRPVSDSLYLHAIFEGLAKIEARGWQKLQELGADLPRQIITIGGGAKNITWKKIREREIGIPIKICNRPPAAGVASIALQTLL
- the metK gene encoding methionine adenosyltransferase, producing MSRYVFTSESVTEGHPDKICDQISDAILDALLTADPTSRVACEAVVNTGLCLITGEITSKAEVDFNKLVREVIKNIGYEGASAGGFDANSCAVLVALDQQSSDIAQGVDEAEDHSKDPLDQVGAGDQGIMFGFACDETPELMPLPISLAHRLARRLALVRHQKLIDYLLPDGKTQVSVSYENGIPSFIDTILISTQHKSEVAGITLEEEIQKRIAEDLWKFVVVPATEDLPLKPSKETTRFLVNPTGKFVIGGPQGDAGLTGRKIIVDTYGGYARHGGGAFSGKDPTKVDRSAAYAARFVAKALVAANLAKKVEVQLSYAIGVAKPVSILVESYGTGKVSDAELTQIVQEQFDLRPGAIIKSFNLQELPGRRGGRFYRDIAAYGHFGRTDINLPWEDVKEKAKELSSLV
- a CDS encoding HAD family hydrolase — translated: MAELLIRNSSVGFIKSIIFDKDGTLSNSEECLLELARTRIEFAEKKFKKLKINNIKILLLRKLLVSVYGLRGNSLLANSSLAIASREQNIISTATILTLFGFDWFNSLSLSQEIFNEVDIFLSNKKDHMVKQRTLVLGALDLLVSLKNKGVCIALMSNDTKAGIEEFICRNKLEGIFDYLWSAENKPSKPAPEAVIELCKNINFNPSECALISDADTDLKMAKEADIAIVIGFTGGWKKPPKLTEKQFKIKKFNELKIQRNT
- a CDS encoding 30S ribosomal protein S1, producing the protein MSENTVSKVQEKNSEKETSISEEAISKSESSELEDNSIDELKEEDIPKNIPSADESSSRVNKSDLESAGFTLDEFASLLSKYDYNFKPGDIVNGTVFALESKGAMIDIGAKTAAFMPMQEVSINRVEGLSDVLQPSEIREFFIMTEENEDGQLSLSIRRIEYQRAWERVRQLQKEDATIYSEVFATNRGGALVRVEGLRGFIPGSHISTRKAKEELVADFLPLKFLEVDEERNRLVLSHRRALVERKMNRLEVGEVVVGAVRGIKPYGAFIDIGGVSGLLHISEISHEHIETPHSVLNVNDQMKVMIIDLDAERGRISLSTKALEPEPGDMLTDPQKVFDKAEEMAARYKQMLLEQAEEGEDPIAVMSI
- the nrdR gene encoding transcriptional regulator NrdR, which encodes MQCPSCQNTDSRVLESRSADSGRSVRRRRECLNCDFRFTTYERVETTPITVLKKSGAKELFNRSKIISGLNRACEKTLINATKIEFIVDEIEQQLHQGIRKEVETIEIGEMVLTHLKDINEVAYIRFASVYRQFHGINDFITTLESLQPLKKEQFASVL